The following coding sequences are from one Granulicella arctica window:
- a CDS encoding response regulator transcription factor: MLIVDDHPITRLGISSIVKSQPDMDLAGEAGTVQEAIEVFERCRPDITLMDLGLPDGSGIVAMQTIRQRYPEALFVVLTNFEGDEDIHLALEAGARAYVLKGMNHDVLINAVRRVHRGRRFLPHAVLKTLDSRSPDSTLSHRERQVLALVVDGLSNREIGSRLGISEVTVKRHMGSILVRLEVSDRTQAVVAALRRGMAHL, encoded by the coding sequence GTGCTCATCGTTGACGACCATCCCATCACGCGGCTAGGGATATCCTCGATCGTCAAGTCGCAGCCGGATATGGACCTTGCAGGAGAGGCGGGAACTGTCCAGGAGGCAATCGAAGTCTTTGAGCGTTGCCGCCCCGATATTACCCTGATGGATCTTGGGCTTCCGGACGGGAGCGGCATCGTAGCCATGCAAACAATTCGCCAGCGGTATCCAGAGGCGCTCTTTGTTGTGCTCACGAACTTTGAGGGAGATGAAGATATTCACCTCGCCCTGGAAGCCGGCGCAAGAGCCTATGTTCTAAAGGGAATGAATCACGATGTGCTGATCAATGCGGTGAGACGAGTGCATAGAGGGCGGCGCTTTTTGCCCCATGCGGTTCTCAAGACGTTGGATTCCAGATCTCCCGATTCAACGCTTAGCCATCGTGAGCGGCAGGTTTTAGCACTCGTTGTGGATGGATTGAGCAATCGAGAGATCGGCTCTCGTTTGGGGATTTCGGAAGTAACGGTGAAGCGGCATATGGGATCGATCCTGGTTCGGCTTGAGGTGTCGGACCGTACGCAAGCCGTGGTGGCGGCCCTCCGGCGCGGCATGGCTCATCTCTAG
- a CDS encoding tetratricopeptide repeat protein gives MRRILRPTVLSVMLISCVVTSSFAQDAPATRQQGVQTRETGGRLVLVLPFDNRSGQSNLSWIGDSFPDTLNQRLNSAGFLTITRDDRLFALDHLGLPTDFKPTRATTIRMAQTLDADFVVVGSYTVNNGQIAVQAQTLSINQLRLSNPLEDSSPLEHLFDVENTIAWKVAQQIDPHFKVSEQTFLAASSGVKLASFENYIRGTDASSPQERQKRLEQAVQETPNYSAALLALGKTQFAERQYDQAATTLAKIPSTDRLALEAGFYLGLSRFNAAKYSAAENAFGFVASRLPLPEVVNNQAVAASRQNKDAVALFQRASTADPNDPDYHFNLAVAFLTRGDAVNSLREVETTLKLHPADAEAMQLHSHLNNAKGPSGAALKAAVTADGFDPVTRIRRTYSEASFRQAAFQLDQMRAIRLATLPPAEQATQYVKLGQNYLAQGLIPEAEQEFQSALTADHGSPDAHAGLAQVREQSGNLADARTEAQTSLQLKPNVAAYLILARLDLQANNLPASASDVGNAMRIEPTNSAVLGMKQALAARGQSLP, from the coding sequence TTGCGCCGGATCCTTCGACCCACCGTTCTCTCCGTCATGCTGATCTCCTGCGTCGTCACATCGTCCTTTGCGCAGGACGCTCCGGCCACACGCCAGCAAGGCGTCCAGACCCGCGAGACCGGTGGCCGCCTCGTGCTAGTGCTGCCCTTCGACAACCGCAGTGGCCAGTCGAACCTCTCCTGGATCGGCGACTCCTTCCCCGACACGCTCAACCAGCGACTCAACTCCGCCGGGTTTCTCACCATCACCCGCGACGACCGCCTCTTCGCACTCGATCATCTTGGCCTGCCCACCGACTTCAAGCCCACTCGCGCCACCACCATCCGTATGGCCCAAACCCTCGATGCAGACTTCGTCGTCGTCGGCAGCTACACCGTCAACAACGGCCAGATCGCCGTTCAAGCGCAGACGCTCAGCATCAATCAGCTTCGCCTCTCGAACCCTCTCGAAGATTCAAGCCCTCTCGAGCATCTCTTCGATGTCGAGAACACGATCGCCTGGAAGGTCGCACAACAGATAGATCCCCACTTCAAGGTGTCGGAGCAGACCTTCCTTGCTGCATCCTCCGGTGTCAAACTCGCCTCCTTTGAAAACTACATTCGCGGCACTGACGCCTCCAGTCCACAGGAACGCCAGAAGCGTCTCGAGCAGGCAGTTCAGGAGACTCCCAACTACTCCGCCGCCCTGCTGGCGCTGGGTAAGACGCAGTTCGCCGAGCGTCAGTACGATCAGGCAGCCACCACGCTCGCCAAGATTCCCTCAACGGACCGCCTTGCCCTCGAAGCAGGATTTTATCTGGGACTCTCTCGCTTCAACGCCGCCAAATATTCTGCCGCCGAAAACGCCTTCGGCTTCGTCGCCAGCCGTCTACCGTTACCTGAGGTCGTCAACAATCAGGCCGTCGCCGCCAGCCGCCAGAATAAGGATGCCGTTGCACTTTTCCAACGCGCCAGCACCGCCGACCCCAACGATCCCGACTACCACTTCAACCTCGCCGTCGCCTTCCTCACCCGGGGCGATGCCGTCAACTCTCTTCGCGAAGTCGAAACGACCCTCAAGCTCCACCCCGCCGACGCCGAGGCCATGCAGCTTCACAGCCATCTAAATAACGCCAAAGGCCCCTCCGGAGCGGCCCTCAAAGCAGCCGTGACCGCCGATGGTTTCGACCCCGTCACCCGTATCCGCCGTACCTACTCCGAAGCGTCCTTTCGGCAGGCCGCCTTCCAGCTGGACCAGATGCGTGCCATCCGTCTGGCCACCCTGCCACCCGCCGAGCAGGCCACCCAATACGTCAAACTGGGCCAAAACTACCTCGCCCAGGGACTCATCCCCGAGGCCGAGCAGGAGTTTCAATCAGCTCTCACCGCCGACCACGGAAGCCCCGACGCCCACGCCGGACTCGCCCAGGTACGCGAGCAGAGCGGCAACCTCGCCGACGCCCGCACTGAGGCCCAGACCTCTCTCCAGCTAAAGCCAAACGTCGCTGCCTACCTCATCCTCGCCCGCCTCGACCTACAGGCAAACAATCTCCCCGCCTCCGCCTCTGATGTCGGCAACGCAATGCGCATCGAACCCACCAACTCCGCCGTTCTCGGCATGAAACAAGCCCTCGCGGCTCGCGGCCAGAGCCTCCCATGA
- a CDS encoding ArnT family glycosyltransferase, which yields MTARSAFDRTRKASQLPLWLLFPLFFAAVYLSHWTLLRLPYFWDEGGYYIPAALDFFRTGTLIPQTTVTNAHPPLPTILLAAWWHFAGFAVSCTRTLVCLVAAAALLGLYRLARRLAGETVAAITTLLTAIYPVWFAQSTLAHADIFAAAFTLWGLSFYLPHLAPSSSPNTSEPRSRRDLLLAAVMFSLAALSKETAIITPLALAAWEAVQALRQPIKRLHLQWFAALGAPILPLISWYAYHFHKTGFIFGNPEFLRYNATANLDAYRIAICLWHRLLHLTAHMNMFVPVACTAAVLFIPVTRPRLPRSVNIALGIVLGANLVEFSVLGGALLTRYLLPMYPLILLLCVVEWQHRLKLWGGIAAFSAAGFLCGIWINPPYAFAPEDNLTYRDMIVLHQQGIDFIQQHYPQATVLTAWPATSEFARPEIGYTLHPFRVTSIQNFSLDQMQKAAADPGAYDTAFIFSTKWEPPPDKINIARQNEPTDTRYFDFHHDLRPAEAAALLHGQVVWQASKGGEWAAVLHFPRIVDAQLLLPSHPLTP from the coding sequence GTGACCGCCAGATCCGCCTTCGATCGCACCCGTAAAGCCTCCCAGCTTCCCCTCTGGCTGCTCTTTCCGCTCTTTTTCGCCGCAGTCTACCTCTCGCACTGGACGCTCCTCCGCCTGCCATACTTCTGGGACGAGGGCGGCTACTACATCCCTGCCGCGCTGGACTTCTTCCGTACCGGCACGCTCATCCCGCAGACCACCGTCACCAATGCGCATCCGCCGCTGCCCACCATCCTGCTTGCGGCGTGGTGGCACTTCGCCGGATTCGCCGTCTCCTGCACCCGGACTCTCGTCTGCCTGGTAGCCGCCGCTGCTCTTCTCGGTCTCTATCGACTCGCCCGCAGGCTCGCCGGAGAGACTGTCGCCGCCATCACAACCCTCCTTACGGCGATCTATCCCGTCTGGTTCGCACAGAGCACCCTCGCCCACGCCGACATCTTCGCCGCAGCCTTCACCCTCTGGGGCCTGTCCTTCTACCTCCCTCACCTAGCTCCGTCCAGCTCACCCAACACATCCGAACCGCGCAGCCGGCGCGATCTCCTCCTAGCCGCCGTCATGTTCTCGCTCGCCGCTCTCTCGAAGGAGACAGCCATCATCACCCCCCTCGCGCTCGCCGCATGGGAGGCAGTGCAAGCTCTTCGCCAACCAATCAAGCGCCTACATCTACAGTGGTTCGCGGCTCTTGGCGCGCCAATCCTCCCCCTCATCTCCTGGTACGCGTATCACTTCCACAAGACTGGCTTCATCTTCGGCAACCCCGAATTCCTCCGCTACAACGCCACCGCCAACCTCGACGCTTACCGTATCGCCATCTGCCTGTGGCACCGCCTGTTGCACCTCACGGCCCACATGAACATGTTCGTCCCTGTGGCCTGTACCGCTGCCGTTCTCTTCATCCCCGTCACCCGACCGCGACTTCCCCGCAGCGTCAACATCGCTCTTGGCATCGTCCTCGGCGCCAATCTGGTGGAATTCTCAGTCCTTGGCGGCGCACTTCTCACCCGTTATCTGCTGCCGATGTACCCTCTGATCCTTCTGCTCTGCGTCGTCGAGTGGCAGCACCGCTTAAAGCTCTGGGGAGGTATCGCCGCCTTCAGCGCAGCCGGCTTTCTCTGCGGTATCTGGATCAACCCACCCTACGCCTTCGCTCCCGAGGACAACCTCACCTACCGGGACATGATTGTCCTCCATCAGCAGGGCATCGACTTCATCCAGCAGCACTATCCGCAGGCCACCGTTCTCACTGCGTGGCCCGCCACATCAGAGTTCGCTCGCCCAGAAATTGGCTACACCCTCCATCCCTTCCGCGTCACCTCCATCCAAAACTTCTCGCTCGACCAAATGCAAAAGGCCGCCGCCGACCCCGGAGCCTACGATACCGCCTTCATCTTCTCCACCAAGTGGGAACCTCCTCCAGACAAGATCAACATCGCGCGCCAGAACGAACCCACCGACACCCGTTACTTCGACTTCCATCACGACCTGCGCCCCGCCGAGGCCGCCGCCCTGCTCCACGGCCAGGTAGTCTGGCAGGCGAGCAAAGGAGGCGAGTGGGCCGCCGTCCTGCACTTTCCCCGCATCGTCGATGCGCAGCTCCTTCTGCCCTCTCACCCCCTGACGCCGTAG
- a CDS encoding slipin family protein — MSFPLLVAVAIIVLYILNSIKILKEYERGVIFRLGRVKEAAAGPGVILVFRPLDQIVRISLRQEAMEVPPQDVITRDNVTLKVNAVITLRVIDPTKAVIQVSNYIYQTSQFAQTTLRSVLGEVDLDELLAHREALNLRIQTIIDGHTAPFGVKVVSVEVKQVDMPENMLRAMAKQAEAERERRAKIIHAEGEFNAAAKLVEAAALMATQPMTLQLRYLQTLTEIGVEKNTTIVFPLPMELMNLLNRTTLTPDLTAAKEAKGDAS; from the coding sequence ATGTCGTTCCCACTCCTCGTCGCCGTCGCTATCATCGTGCTCTACATCCTCAACTCCATCAAGATCCTTAAGGAGTATGAGCGAGGCGTAATCTTCCGCCTCGGGCGTGTGAAGGAAGCGGCGGCGGGACCGGGAGTCATCCTCGTCTTCCGTCCCCTGGACCAGATCGTCCGCATCAGCCTTCGCCAGGAGGCCATGGAAGTCCCCCCGCAGGACGTCATCACCCGCGACAACGTCACCCTCAAGGTCAACGCGGTCATCACCCTGCGCGTCATCGACCCCACCAAGGCCGTCATCCAGGTCTCGAACTACATCTACCAGACCTCGCAGTTCGCCCAGACGACCCTCCGCTCCGTCCTCGGCGAGGTCGATCTCGACGAACTCCTAGCCCACCGCGAGGCCCTCAACCTGCGCATCCAGACCATCATCGACGGACACACCGCTCCCTTCGGCGTCAAGGTCGTCTCGGTTGAAGTGAAGCAGGTCGACATGCCCGAGAACATGCTCCGTGCCATGGCCAAGCAGGCTGAGGCCGAACGCGAACGCCGCGCCAAGATCATCCACGCTGAGGGCGAGTTCAACGCCGCCGCCAAACTCGTCGAGGCCGCCGCCCTCATGGCTACTCAACCCATGACCCTCCAGCTCCGCTACCTCCAGACCCTCACCGAGATCGGCGTCGAGAAGAACACCACCATCGTCTTTCCGCTCCCCATGGAGCTTATGAACCTGCTCAATCGCACTACGCTTACTCCTGATCTCACCGCCGCTAAGGAGGCCAAAGGAGACGCATCATGA
- a CDS encoding lysophospholipid acyltransferase family protein yields MFATLKLLFVYLTLGPIAGILGIPYTLIVGDISRLYRVAMWIIRAGLTAGGIRVEVSGLEHMPVGQSCIFMSNHVSNLDPPVLLPVLPGRSAVLLKKELMKIPILGTAMRLAKFVPVERGSRRDAAQASVLAAADALRSGLHILVYPEGTRSRDGRLSTFKKGPFFLAQQTNAPIIPIAISGTETMMQKGSAAITPGVARVQLLAAINPSDYATREEILKAVYGAIAEVLPSEMKPADYLTMAL; encoded by the coding sequence ATGTTCGCGACGCTGAAGCTGCTCTTTGTGTATCTCACGCTGGGACCGATTGCCGGTATCCTTGGGATCCCGTATACGCTGATCGTGGGAGACATCAGCCGGCTGTACCGGGTGGCGATGTGGATTATTCGGGCTGGTCTTACGGCGGGCGGCATCCGTGTGGAGGTGTCGGGGCTGGAGCACATGCCGGTGGGGCAAAGTTGCATCTTCATGAGCAATCATGTGTCGAACCTTGATCCGCCGGTGCTGTTGCCGGTGTTGCCGGGGCGAAGTGCAGTGCTGCTGAAGAAAGAATTGATGAAGATCCCGATCCTGGGGACGGCGATGCGGCTGGCGAAGTTTGTTCCGGTCGAGCGCGGCAGTCGCAGGGATGCGGCGCAGGCGAGCGTCTTGGCTGCTGCCGATGCGCTACGGTCGGGGCTGCATATTCTGGTGTATCCGGAGGGGACGCGGTCGCGTGATGGACGGTTGTCGACGTTCAAGAAGGGGCCGTTTTTCCTGGCGCAGCAGACGAACGCGCCCATCATTCCGATTGCGATCTCGGGAACAGAGACGATGATGCAGAAGGGTAGCGCTGCGATTACGCCAGGTGTGGCGCGGGTGCAGCTGCTGGCGGCGATTAATCCGTCGGACTATGCGACGCGAGAAGAGATCTTGAAGGCGGTGTATGGGGCGATAGCCGAAGTCCTACCGTCGGAGATGAAGCCCGCGGATTACTTGACGATGGCCTTGTAG
- a CDS encoding sensor histidine kinase gives MTRKSIARRILIAASLLDCAMRLFAMTEAPPDYIASLWLAQDGLPSETIQAFAQTPDHYLWIGTLRGLVRFDGYRFVHFDSDNISALKTDSIFCLKVTRDGALWIGTEGGGLIRYQNGAFRVFSANDGLTNNVVRAVYEDNAGNIWVGTDSGLFRFFGERFKRVDGSGMIPAMSVHAITGDSRGGIWVGGTALVYMDREGVRNYRLVRDISSLRVKSILETRDGSIWVGAVSGLYRLQTMGGFKHVDEVPGTVRVLRETSDGALWAGTIGNGLYVNRTGRFVRMNLMIGLSSNTVLNLYEDQEMNIWVGSQGGMLRLTKSSVSIYPLPGASDSDFGNVYQDRDGTLWICSNHLFHMKEGVLKPHTFPGLAGIKVRLLMRDEGGALWVGTDGKGVFHQSGNMWVNYLAKDGLGSNFPRAMIQTRDGSVWIGTDGGVSHWTPRGFKACDIGNGFQSVSVMALLEDHAGDIWMGTFQGLKHLQGDRFVGDVVTEAVGHDTVLALHEDRQGVLWIGTNRGLYRYKSGKFFLFTTNNGLVNNLIYSILENGDGDLWLGGPNGASLQSWKQLEEAANHRLRSVTPIYFASSLDAGSAEIFGSMQPAGAISRQGDVWFPSNKGLVHIAANRMERRGAFPLAIDRVVVDGREVSSHSQPIVLSPRSSRVEISYAPILLRSQAAMLFRTKLEGFDQEWRETSARRTAEFDNLAPGHYVFRVEAWEAGQSESKSVASLEFVQKAYFYRRPWFLFFCGGLLAALAWGAYRFRIQRIKMRFRLVLEERSRLAREMHDTVLQGCTNVSALLEAASSMEAADPVSADEMVDLARTQVRTTIGEARQAIWDLRRSELPGEDIVRSLQRIADQMNSNAEVPILCEVTGKQFPIEPSALQELLMITREALHNSVMHGQPREIVLRADFSDESLVIQVCDDGHGFDCAGMGQDSGPHFGIQGMKERARRIGAIFSVSSRIGVGTQVGIEISRKRASSGAALRDV, from the coding sequence ATGACGAGAAAGTCTATAGCGCGCAGGATACTCATCGCAGCATCTCTGCTGGACTGCGCGATGCGGCTTTTTGCGATGACTGAAGCCCCGCCTGACTATATCGCGAGCCTCTGGCTGGCTCAAGACGGGCTTCCCTCAGAAACCATTCAGGCGTTTGCCCAGACCCCAGATCATTATTTATGGATTGGCACTTTACGGGGATTGGTTCGTTTTGATGGATACCGTTTCGTGCATTTTGATTCCGACAACATTTCTGCGTTGAAAACGGACAGCATATTCTGCCTGAAGGTAACGCGCGACGGGGCTCTATGGATTGGGACGGAAGGTGGCGGGCTGATCCGTTATCAGAACGGGGCCTTCCGCGTTTTTTCGGCGAACGACGGTCTCACAAATAACGTTGTTCGAGCCGTCTATGAAGACAACGCAGGGAATATCTGGGTAGGGACAGACTCGGGGCTCTTCAGGTTTTTCGGCGAGCGGTTCAAGCGAGTAGATGGCAGTGGCATGATTCCGGCCATGAGCGTTCATGCGATTACAGGCGACAGCCGTGGCGGGATATGGGTTGGAGGGACAGCGCTTGTGTATATGGATCGAGAGGGCGTCCGGAATTACCGGTTAGTACGCGACATTTCGAGCCTGCGTGTGAAGTCGATTCTGGAGACTCGCGATGGCTCTATTTGGGTGGGTGCCGTCTCCGGACTCTACCGTTTGCAGACCATGGGCGGATTCAAACACGTCGATGAAGTACCTGGTACGGTACGGGTTCTCCGTGAAACTTCGGATGGCGCGTTGTGGGCGGGCACGATCGGCAACGGGCTCTATGTCAATCGGACAGGCAGATTTGTGCGCATGAATCTCATGATCGGACTGTCCAGCAATACTGTCCTCAATCTGTATGAGGATCAGGAGATGAATATATGGGTGGGCTCGCAGGGGGGGATGTTGAGGCTCACAAAAAGTTCCGTGAGTATTTATCCTCTTCCCGGAGCCTCCGATTCGGATTTCGGGAATGTGTATCAAGATCGCGACGGGACGCTTTGGATATGTTCGAACCATTTGTTCCACATGAAAGAAGGGGTGTTGAAACCGCACACGTTTCCTGGTCTCGCGGGGATCAAGGTTCGTCTTCTCATGAGAGACGAGGGAGGCGCGTTGTGGGTAGGCACGGATGGCAAAGGAGTCTTCCATCAGTCTGGAAACATGTGGGTGAACTATTTAGCGAAAGACGGTCTTGGCAGCAACTTCCCCAGGGCGATGATCCAGACCCGCGATGGAAGCGTTTGGATTGGAACGGATGGCGGCGTGAGCCATTGGACACCGAGAGGTTTCAAGGCTTGCGACATAGGGAATGGATTTCAGAGCGTCAGTGTGATGGCACTGCTGGAAGATCACGCTGGAGACATCTGGATGGGGACTTTCCAGGGGCTGAAGCATCTTCAAGGCGATCGTTTTGTCGGCGATGTTGTTACCGAGGCGGTGGGGCACGACACGGTTTTGGCTCTCCACGAAGACAGGCAAGGAGTGTTGTGGATAGGGACAAACAGAGGGCTCTACCGATATAAATCAGGAAAGTTCTTTCTGTTTACGACCAACAATGGCCTGGTCAACAACCTGATCTACAGCATCCTCGAGAATGGAGATGGAGACCTCTGGCTTGGCGGGCCGAACGGGGCATCGCTTCAAAGCTGGAAACAGTTGGAGGAAGCCGCCAACCATCGTTTGAGATCGGTCACTCCGATATATTTCGCGTCCTCTCTCGATGCCGGATCGGCAGAGATCTTCGGGTCGATGCAACCTGCAGGCGCCATCTCACGGCAAGGCGATGTGTGGTTTCCAAGTAACAAGGGGCTGGTGCACATCGCAGCAAATCGCATGGAACGCCGAGGGGCTTTTCCTCTCGCAATTGACCGAGTGGTTGTGGATGGACGGGAAGTATCATCTCATTCGCAGCCCATTGTGCTTTCGCCACGTTCATCCCGTGTGGAGATATCCTACGCCCCAATTCTGCTCCGCTCCCAGGCGGCCATGCTCTTCCGGACTAAGTTGGAGGGCTTTGACCAAGAGTGGAGGGAGACTTCGGCGCGCCGCACCGCCGAATTCGATAACCTTGCGCCGGGACATTATGTGTTCCGCGTCGAGGCATGGGAGGCAGGGCAATCCGAATCCAAATCGGTAGCTTCTCTGGAGTTTGTCCAGAAGGCTTATTTTTACCGCAGGCCGTGGTTTCTTTTCTTTTGCGGAGGGCTTCTCGCCGCGCTGGCTTGGGGGGCATACCGTTTCAGAATTCAGCGAATCAAGATGAGGTTCCGGTTGGTGCTGGAAGAGCGTAGCCGTCTGGCACGCGAAATGCACGATACGGTTCTTCAGGGGTGCACAAATGTCTCCGCGCTGCTGGAAGCCGCCTCCAGCATGGAGGCGGCCGATCCGGTTTCCGCGGATGAGATGGTCGACCTGGCACGCACACAGGTGCGCACTACGATTGGCGAGGCGAGACAGGCCATTTGGGATTTGCGCCGCAGCGAGTTGCCCGGCGAAGATATTGTGCGTTCGTTGCAGAGAATTGCCGATCAGATGAACAGCAACGCTGAAGTCCCGATCCTCTGTGAGGTAACGGGAAAGCAATTCCCGATCGAGCCTTCGGCATTGCAGGAGTTGCTTATGATTACGCGCGAGGCGTTGCATAATTCCGTCATGCACGGTCAACCGAGGGAAATTGTGTTGCGGGCAGACTTTTCCGATGAGAGCTTGGTGATTCAGGTCTGCGACGATGGCCACGGGTTCGACTGCGCGGGCATGGGGCAGGATTCCGGCCCTCATTTTGGGATACAGGGGATGAAGGAGCGCGCTCGGCGTATTGGTGCCATCTTCAGCGTGAGCAGTAGAATCGGCGTTGGCACGCAGGTCGGGATCGAGATCTCCCGTAAGAGAGCTTCTTCCGGCGCGGCACTTAGGGATGTGTAG
- a CDS encoding DUF3467 domain-containing protein, translating to MSDIKASNAPGQNEQPALKLTTTSEYRDGYANSVQVRMSVWDFFLVFGTMHQQTKEEVNVQNFQGIYLSPQQAKALWNVLGHNLAQYEQAFGELALEPLPPAGGPVH from the coding sequence ATGAGCGACATCAAGGCGTCTAACGCGCCAGGCCAGAATGAGCAGCCAGCGCTGAAGCTGACCACCACCAGCGAGTACCGCGACGGCTACGCGAACAGCGTGCAGGTGCGCATGAGTGTCTGGGACTTCTTTCTCGTCTTCGGAACTATGCACCAGCAAACCAAGGAAGAGGTCAACGTACAAAACTTCCAGGGCATCTATCTCAGCCCGCAGCAGGCAAAGGCCCTCTGGAACGTCCTCGGCCATAACCTCGCCCAGTACGAGCAGGCATTCGGAGAGCTGGCTCTCGAGCCGCTTCCCCCCGCTGGCGGTCCTGTTCACTAG
- a CDS encoding NfeD family protein, which translates to MTTRAARAFRLLMLLPLLLALAPAALRAQSKPVPVVLKLTLHDTIQPITADYLTRGLHDAADIHASAVLLSLGTPGGLLESTRTIVAAIEQSPVPVIVYISPPGSRAGSAGFFLLEAADIAAMAPGTNAGAAHPIVEGTKLDPIMKEKLENDTAAFLRSYVTRRGRNTQAAEDAVRNSKSYSDTEALQLKLIDLTAPDDASLLAALDGREIHRFDGSAITLHLTGAKIVTFAPSTRERLLSSLTNPDFAVLLLVLGGLLIYLEFNVPGTVVPGALGTLLVLLGFFGLNLLPVRHTAIVLLVAAVIMMALETKFASHGILALAGTLSLVFGLATLVDGPIAELRVHLGTAIGAGVGFGAISFGLAWIALRARRNKTLLGPQAMIGAQAVARTPLSPAGQIEIRGELWQATLLQAALSLPAGSPVRVLAVDGLLLIVEATVPR; encoded by the coding sequence ATGACCACCCGAGCGGCACGCGCGTTCCGGCTCCTCATGCTCCTGCCTCTGCTGCTCGCCTTAGCCCCTGCCGCGCTGCGCGCTCAGTCGAAGCCCGTCCCCGTCGTTCTCAAACTCACCCTGCACGACACCATCCAGCCCATCACAGCGGACTACCTGACCCGCGGCCTGCACGACGCAGCCGACATCCACGCCTCCGCCGTCCTCCTCTCCCTCGGCACACCCGGCGGCCTGCTCGAATCGACCCGCACCATCGTCGCCGCCATCGAACAATCTCCCGTCCCCGTCATCGTCTACATCTCGCCTCCGGGCAGCCGCGCTGGTTCGGCCGGCTTCTTCCTCCTCGAAGCAGCCGATATCGCCGCCATGGCTCCCGGCACCAACGCCGGAGCAGCCCACCCCATCGTTGAGGGCACAAAGCTCGACCCCATCATGAAAGAGAAGCTCGAGAACGATACCGCTGCGTTTTTGCGCTCCTACGTCACCCGCAGAGGCCGCAACACCCAAGCCGCCGAGGATGCCGTCCGCAACTCCAAGTCCTACAGCGATACCGAAGCCCTCCAGCTCAAGCTCATCGACCTCACCGCCCCCGATGATGCCAGCCTGCTCGCAGCGCTCGATGGCCGCGAGATCCACCGTTTCGACGGCAGCGCCATCACTCTCCATCTCACCGGGGCAAAGATCGTTACCTTCGCACCCTCTACGCGCGAGCGGTTGCTTAGCAGCCTCACCAACCCCGACTTCGCCGTGCTTTTGCTCGTCCTCGGGGGCTTACTCATCTACCTCGAGTTCAACGTCCCCGGCACCGTCGTTCCCGGCGCACTGGGAACCCTGCTCGTCCTGCTCGGCTTCTTCGGCCTCAATCTGTTGCCCGTCCGCCACACTGCCATCGTGCTCCTGGTCGCAGCAGTCATCATGATGGCTCTGGAGACGAAGTTCGCCAGCCACGGCATCCTCGCCCTCGCTGGAACGCTCTCCCTCGTCTTCGGCCTTGCCACGCTGGTAGACGGCCCCATCGCCGAACTCCGCGTCCATCTCGGCACCGCAATCGGCGCAGGAGTAGGTTTCGGAGCCATCTCCTTCGGCCTCGCATGGATCGCGCTACGCGCCCGCCGCAATAAAACGCTACTCGGCCCGCAAGCCATGATCGGCGCTCAGGCCGTCGCCCGAACCCCTCTGAGCCCCGCCGGACAGATTGAGATTCGCGGCGAACTCTGGCAGGCAACCCTCCTCCAGGCAGCCCTTTCGCTGCCCGCCGGATCGCCCGTCCGCGTCCTCGCCGTCGATGGCCTGCTGTTGATCGTCGAGGCTACCGTTCCTCGCTAA
- a CDS encoding SPOR domain-containing protein — MNYDNDLDDSDQREREISLGTTTILGIFLALALICAAFFGFGYSLGRRSAQPNPANAPASKAESTPDSAFSNFKSAPAPSSTAVSDTPAPTASDSDAQPTASSTSDEQPASKEEVALPQPAKPAIRAAQPVAFPPPSAAPATSAGGPVVQISATSRRGDADALIAALKRKGYDASIRQAPQDSLFHVQIGPFPSKKEADAMRQRLDGDGYKAIVK, encoded by the coding sequence ATGAACTACGATAACGACCTGGACGATTCCGACCAACGGGAACGCGAGATATCGCTCGGCACCACCACCATTCTCGGCATTTTTCTTGCCCTGGCTCTCATCTGTGCAGCCTTCTTCGGCTTTGGCTACTCGCTGGGACGCCGCTCCGCGCAACCGAACCCGGCAAACGCCCCCGCCTCCAAGGCCGAGTCCACCCCGGACTCCGCATTCAGCAACTTCAAATCGGCTCCCGCACCCTCCAGCACAGCCGTGAGCGACACCCCAGCCCCCACAGCATCGGACTCGGACGCTCAACCCACAGCTTCATCAACCTCGGATGAGCAGCCTGCCTCGAAGGAAGAAGTAGCCCTGCCTCAGCCCGCAAAACCCGCTATCCGCGCGGCACAGCCGGTCGCCTTTCCCCCACCCTCGGCAGCTCCGGCGACTAGTGCTGGAGGACCTGTCGTTCAGATCTCTGCTACCTCACGCCGAGGTGATGCAGACGCTCTCATCGCCGCACTCAAGCGCAAAGGCTACGACGCATCCATCCGGCAGGCACCGCAGGATTCGCTCTTCCATGTCCAAATTGGTCCATTCCCAAGCAAAAAAGAAGCCGACGCGATGCGCCAGCGCCTCGACGGAGACGGCTACAAGGCCATCGTCAAGTAA